Part of the Leclercia sp. AS011 genome is shown below.
AGGGGATTTAAAATGACAGAAACCGTAGCAAGTATAGATACGGATAGTAAAAAAGCAACAGACGGGGATACTCGCCGTAGGATCTGGGCAATTGTCGGCGCATCTTCAGGCAATCTGGTGGAATGGTTCGACTTTTACGTTTACTCATTTTGCTCACTCTATTTTGCCCATATCTTCTTCCCATCCGGCAACACCACTACCCAACTGCTGCAAACCGCAGGCGTCTTCGCCGCCGGCTTTTTAATGCGTCCGATCGGTGGCTGGCTGTTTGGTCGCATCGCCGACAGAAAAGGGCGAAAAACGTCCATGCTGATCTCCGTCTGCATGATGTGTTTCGGCTCTTTGGTGATCGCCTGTTTACCTGGCTATGACGCGATCGGCACATGGGCACCGGCCTTACTGTTGCTGGCCCGTTTGTTCCAGGGGCTCTCCGTGGGGGGAGAATACGGCACCAGCGCGACCTATATGAGTGAAGTCGCAGTGGAGGGTCGTAAGGGCTTCTATGCCTCTTTTCAGTACGTCACGCTGATAGGTGGACAGCTGCTGGCTATCCTTGCAGTAGTAATCCTGCAACAGGTTCTGAGTGATGAAGATCTTCGTGCCTGGGGATGGCGTATTCCTTTTGCGATCGGTGCGGTACTTGCTGTTGTGGCATTGTGGTTACGCCGCCAGCTGGAAGAGACGTCCCGAAAAGAGGTGCGGGCGTTAAAAGAGGCAGGTTCATTTAAAGGTTTGTGGCGTAACCGGAAGGCATTTCTGATGGTGCTTGGCTTTACGGCAGGCGGCTCGCTCACCTTCTATACCTTTACTACCTATATGCAGAAGTATCTGGTCAACACGACGGGCATGCACGCTAACGTGGCGAGTATGGTCATGACGGTAGCGCTGTTTGTCTTTATGTTGATTCAGCCCATCGTCGGCGCGCTATCGGATAAAATAGGTCGTCGTAACTCAATGCTGATTTTTGGCGGGTTGTCGGCGTTATGCACGGTGCCCATTCTCACGGCCCTTCAGCATGTTTCATCTCCTTATGCCGCTTTTGCACTGGTAATGGTGGCGCTGATTATCGCCAGCTTCTATACCTCTATCAGCGGTATCCTTAAAGCAGAGATGTTTCCGGCTCAGGTACGTGCGCTGGGCGTTGGGCTGTCTTATGCAGTGGCTAATGCGCTGTTTGGCGGTTCGGCGGAATATGTCGCACTGTCACTGAAATCGGCAGGAAATGAGACCATCTTCTTCTGGTACGTTACGCTGATGGGAGCGCTGGCATTCATTGTCTCGTTGATGCTGCACCGAAAAGGCAAAGGGATCCGTCTTTAGCGATCTGCCAGTTGCCACAGGCTATAGCCGGTCGTCGCGCCGGCGATATCCCAGGCAAAATCTTTCCAGCTCCAGCCGCTCCCCGCCGGGCGGCTGTCCCACAGCTCCTTCGATGCGCCCAGACTGACCGAAAACATCAGACCATACGCGGCGCTACGATCGCGGCTGTAACCCTGGCGTTGAGCATATTCATTACCCGCCGCCGATAGCATTGCCGAGGCTAAAAAGTGTTGCGCCTTATCCTGACCAGACCAGCTATCCTGAGCCATATGGCTGCAGCCGGACAGGACCAGACAGCCCATTAACAGGAAATAACGCACAACGACCTCCATAAAAAAGCCCCGTCGATGACAGGGCTGAAGATTACAAAATGCGGCTAATCAGACGATCGATTCGGATCCTGCGCAGACGGCGGATCAGCTTTCTGACCTTGACCGGGTAATCGGCAATGCTCTGCAGATCGCGGTAATGGTTAACCACAGTGGTGTGGGTGCGAATCAGCTCCAGCTCGCGATCGCGCTGAGCGGCAAGCTCGTGGCGCGGGTCGTGGATCAGAATGGCATTCTCCAGATCCAGTCGCCATGCACGCGGGTTGAGGTTATTTCCCGTCAGCAGCATCCATTCATCATCAACCCACATTCCTTTCAGGTGATAGCTATTGTCTTCATCTTTCCAGAGACGCACCACCAGCTGATCGGTATTCACATAATACTGCAGGCGGCTGAGGAAGCGGCGCAGGTTGATCTCATACAGATAAGGCAGAGCGCCGATGATCTTGAACGGCTGATCTTCCGGGATAAAGAAATCGTTCGCGGTTTTATCGCCTACGATAATCTCCACCTTTTTGCCGTCCCGTAAGAGCTGAATGATATTACGCACCAGCACGGCTGGCAGGTTGAAGTATGGCGTGCAGATGGTCAGCTTATGCTCGGTGCAGGGCATAAGATGGAAGATGGTTTTATTGAGCAGGCTGGACTTGCCCAGGCCTACAAGAGGCGTCACCGCAAGCTGTTCGTTATCCGCATCACCCTGGAAATGGTACATGGCATCGCGCAGTTCCTGACGGAAAAGGCGAATGTCATTTTTAATCTCCGGGCTTTTTGGACGATGGGGATCGTCAAGGCGATTCACGCCGCGACCGCGCACCAGGTGCTGATCAACCCACTCGAACATGATGTCCGCCATGCGGGCATTACGCACCAGGTGATAGCGATCGTAACGGTATTTATCGAGCTGATGCAGGTAGACGTCATTCAGACTCGCGCCGCTGTACAGCACGCTGTCATCAATAATGAAGCCTTTGAAATGGAGTACACCGAGCGCTTCGCGGGTGTTAACCGGGACACCATAAACCGTGACCTCTACGCCAGGATTCTCCTGCGCCATGCGGCAATACCAGTCGGCATTGGTGTTGGATGCGGCCGCACCAATACGTCCGCGCTGGGCGCGATGCCAGTCAACCAGGATGCGTACATCCAGTTCCGGGCGCTGACGTTTGGCCTCGTATACCGCGCGTAAAATGGCGCTGCCGCCTTCATCCTGTTCAAGATAAAGCGCGATGATGCAGATACGATGCGTTGCGCTGGCAATTTTTTCCAGTAGCGTCTCCCGAAAATCGGCGGGAGCATAAAAGAACTCTACATCATCAACTGACTGAGAAAGCTTCGGTAGTTGAGCAAGGTGTTGTTGATGTTTGTTACGCTTAAATTTGGACAACATCACAGTGCGTTTCTTCTCTGTTCATTGAAGGATTATATGGACTATGCAGACAACAGAAGCGGGCAATCATACCACCAGTGCCGTTTAAAGTGGTCAACATTTCCAGTACCTTACTCTTGTTTACCTGCTGACATCAGCGCCAGCGTCAACCCGACGATGCCGTCTTCCAGCTGAACATCAACGGTAAAGCCTAATTTTCGTGCCAGAGCGATCATGCCCCGGTTATTGGGCATAGTAATGCCATTGAGGCGGATAAGTCCGTGATCGCGCGTATAACTGATTAGCTTTTCCAGTAACCGTCTTCCCAATCCGAGTCCTTTTAGATCGGAGCGAACCAGCACTGCAAACTCCGCATCGACGTTATCGGGATCGGAAATAGCACGCGTGACGCCAAGGATCTCATCGCCCTCATCCGTGCGGCGGACGGCAACAAAAGCCATTTCCCGATCGTAGTCGATCTGCGTCATATTGGCTAAATCTTCGTGGGTAAATTCGTTGATTTCACTAAAGTAGCGGTAGTACAGATCTTCTTTTGTTACCTGGTCGATAAAGCGCTGCAGCTGAGGTTCATCTTCCGGCAGGATGGGACGAAACAGCGATCTCTCGCCATTTTTCATCTCCACCCACTCTTCAAGCTGATGGGGATAAGGGCGGATTGCGAGACGGCTTTCACGATCGCCGGTAAAGGCCGCAACATCCATCGTCACATCCAGCGCCGTCAGCTCGCTGCCGGATGCCAGCAAAGGATGAATATCCAGACGCCGAATTTCCGGGCTGTCGACAATCAGGTTCGATACCTGCACCAGGAACTGGCTCAGGGCGGCAATATCCAGCGGTCGCAAGGCGCTACGTCCGCGGATCTTCTTGCTCTTGATCCCCTGGATCACCAGATAGCGCGCCAGGTTCATGTTCAGCGGAGGCAGCGCCACCACAGCCTGCTCTTCAGGGCGCCACTCCACGCCCCCTTCACCCAGCATGATCAGCGGGCCGAAGACCGGATCGTGTTCGACCACCACCCGCAGCTCCTGTGCGCCCGCGCGGTTGGCCATGCTTTGCACCAGTAGACCGTGAATGCGTGCCTGGGGCCAGGTCATTTTGACGCGATCGATAATGGCATCCGCCGCCTGCTGCACTTCTGCGGCGGTGCGCAGATACAGCATGACCCCCTGGACTTCCGACTTATGCGGAATATCGGGAGAGCGCAGTTTCAGGGCCACCGGATAACCAATCTGCTCGGCGATATGCACCGCTTCTGCACTGTCGCTGGCGATCCAGGTCGGCAGGGTATGCATGCCGAAGGCATTAAGGATCGGCTGCACCTCATGGGTATCCAGCGAGCGTGCGCCATCATCAATGGCGCGCTGCAGCAGGGCCCGGGCGTGGCCGGTATTGGCCGTCAGATTGCCAGGAAGCGCAGGCGTTTCCCGCAGCTGTTTCTGGTTACGCCGGTACTCCACCATATGCATAAAGGCAGTGATAGTGCCTTCCGGGGTGCGGTATGTCGGCAATCCCGCCTCGCTGAACAGGCGTCGCGCCTCCTGAGAGGAATACTCGCCGCACCAGTTAGTCAGGAGCGACACGTATTTTCCCCGGGGATGCTTCTTCACGGCCTCAATCAGCGAACGGGCGCTTTCGCTACCCGGTGCTACGGCGCTCGGGGAGTGAATGACCATCAGGGCGTCAAAATCCTGGCTTTCCAGCAGGATGTTCAGGGCGCTGATATAGCGATCGCTACTGGCATCATCGCGCAAATCCAGGGGATTACCCGGCTCCACGCCGGGCGGCAGCGTATCACGCAGGCGCTGGAGCGTCTCTTCGCTGAGTGCGGCCAGCTTCCCGTTGCGCAGCCAGAGTTCGTCCAGCGCCAGCGCAGCCGGGGCGGCGCCATTGCTGATGATCATCAGCCGCTCTCCCCGCAGCGGGCGCATATGGCTGAGCGTTTCGACAGCGGAAAAGAGTTCGTGAGTATCCTGAACGCGCAGTAAACCGGCGCGCTGGATAGCCGCATCCCATGCCGGATCCATCCCGGAATGGGAGTGCAACAGACGTTGGGCGGCCGGGCTACGTCCGCTTTTGATCACCAGGATCGGTTTATTGCGCGAGGCGCTACGGGCGGCGGACACAAAGCGTCGCGCGTCGCTGAGATGTTCAAGATAGAGCAGAATCGCGCTGGTTTTGCTGTCACGCGCCAGGAAATCCAGCAGCTCGTCGACATCAATGTCCAGCCCGTCGCCCAGCGCGATAAAGTAGGAGAACCCCATCTCGCGCTGCTGGGCCCAGTCGAGAATGGTATTGGAGACCGCAGCCGACTGCGAGATAAAGGCCAGTTTGCCTTTACGTATTGGCACGGGAGAGAAACTGGCGTTCAGCCCCTGCCAGGGAGCCAACAGGCCGAGGCTGTTTGGCCCCAGCAGCCGCATCTGGTGTCGCGCCGCGCAGGCCAGCAGCTCCGCCTGTTGTTCAGGCGGCGAGGAGAGAATGATGCAGGTTTTGCAGCCCTTTTCCCCCAGCGCCTCGAGTAGCGCGATATTGCGGCGGGCGTGGGTACACAGCACCGCGAGATCGGGAATAAAGGGCAGAGCGTCGACGTCGGGCCAGGCCAGAACGCCCAGCACGGCTTTATAAGCCGGTGTCACCGGCAGGATCGGGCCGTTAAAACCGCCTGCGAGCAGGTTTCGCATCATCAGGTAACCGGCGCGTTCGGGTTTCATCGACGCGCCAATCACGGCGATGGATTTAGGGCGGAGTAAGGCTTCTAACCCGCGCTGGCTCATACAAGTCTCCTGAAAGGGCGAGTGACCTGATGATTTTAAACGCTTTCCGGCTCCGCTGCTGTGATGCTTCCCTTATGAATGGTTTTTCCGGCCAGATAGCGTTCACGAAAACGCGTGAAGTGATCGCCCAGTGCGCCAGCCGCTTGTACATCTCCCGCCAGATCCAGCAGGGCAATCGCCACTTCGGCGGTGCAGTACTGACCTTCAGCATGGGCTTCGCGCAGGCGGTAAGCGGAAACGCGCGACAGGTCGACGGAGATGACCGGCAGGGCATCAAGGTAAGGGCTCTTGCGGAACATTTTGCGCGCTTCGGTCCAGGTGCCATCCAGCATTATGAACAGCGGCGGCTTGCCGGATGGCGGCACGGAAAGCACCTGACGTGATTCTCCTGCATAGGAAGCGGGGAACACGACCATAGGTTGATAATCGGGGCTCGCGACCAGATCGAGCAGCGCCTGCGGCGGCTCAGTACGTGACCACTGGAAGGCGGTGGTATCGGGTAAAATATCGGCGATCAACCGCCCGGTATTGCTCGGTTTCATCGGTTCGGTATCGAACATCACCAGACAGAAACGGCTGTGGGCCTGGCTCGGGATCAGGGTCGCGCACAGGCACTGCTTAAGCGGCAGCAGGCAGCGCTGACAGCGACGAATGCGGTTACCACGGGCAAGAAAGGGGCGAGTCGCACGCGCCAGGCGTTCGGCGCGCAATTGCAGTACGGCGTTATCAGTCATGGGGGAGTGCGCAGAAAAAACGCCATTCTCGCAGAGGCGAGAGCGGGGCACAAGTTACGTGCCCCGGAATATCAGAGGGATTCGTTCAGCCAGCTGTCAAACGGGGCTTTAGGAACGGCACCGTTCAACATATCAACAACTTCGCCATTCTTGATAATCATGATGGTCGGGATACTGCGAATGCGGAAGCGGGCGCTCAGCTCGCGTTCGGTCTCGGTATTCACTTTCACGAAACGCACTTTACCGCTGCGCTCTTCGGCGACATCTTCAAAAATCGGGGCAAAGTTACGGCACGGGCCGCACCAGGGAGCCCAGAAATCAATGACTACCGGCAGATCGTCCTTCAGCAGTTTATCCAGAGTTGCACCGGTAGCATTAATGACATCACCATCGAACAATTCATGACCGCAGCGTCCGCATTTTGCTCCGTCATCAATTCGATCATCCGGAATGCGGTTAAGAGCCTGGCAGTTGGCACATACGGTATTCATAACTAACCTCAGGTAGAGCAGGGGGACAAATCGGCAACATGCCGGTTATGTTTCCAATATGTTACATATTATCAACGACCCTGTTTGAAACGACAATGCGTTTTATTCAATGAGAACAATAGTCACAGGCTTTTATACGAAGTAATGGCTATGCGCCGGGACATCGGGTAATCTGCGCGCTTCGCGCAGCGCTGGTGGAGAAAAGCATGAACGACGAACTGAAAAACAAAAGCGGCAAGGTCAAAGTGATGTATGTCCGCAGTGATGATGACTCTGATAAACGCACCGAAAATCCGCGTACCGGAAAAGGTGGCGGGCGTCCAGGGCCATCTCGTGCAGACGGTGGCCGTCGCCCCGCCCGCGATGAGAGAAACAGCCGCGGTGATGACCGCAAACGCGACGATCGTAAACGTGACGACCGTAAGCGTGATGATTTCAAACGCGACGACTTTAACCGCGATGCGTCCCCATGGCGTACCGTTTCCCGTGCACCTGGCGATGAGTCAAAAGCACCCGTCGATCACGGGAGCATGGCCGGTAAAGCGGTTATCGATCCTGAAGTGATCCGTCGTCAGCGCGCGGAAGAGACCCGCGTCTACGGTGAGAACGCCTGCCAGGCCCTGTTCCAGAGCCGCCCTGATTGCATCGTTCGCGCCTGGTTTATCCAGAGCGTTACGCCGCGTTTCAAAGAAGCGCTGCGCTGGATGGCCGCCAACCGCAAAGCCTACCACGTTGTAGACGATGCTGAGATCACCAAAGCGTCGGGCACCGAACACCACGGTGGCGTGTGCTTCCTGATTAAGAAACGTAACGGAACCACCGTTAAGCAGTGGGTAAGCCAGGCAGGCGAAGATGACTGCGTGCTGGCCCTGGAAGACGTGGGCAACCCGCACAACCTTGGCGCGATGATGCGCAGCTGCGCTCATTTCGGCGTCAAAGGGGTACTGTTGCAGGATGCGGCTCTGCTGGAATCTGGTGCGGCAATCCGTACGGCGGAAGGCGGGGCGGAGCATGTTCAGCCGATCACCGGCGACAGCGTGCTGGAAGCCATTGAGCAGTTCCGTAAAGCGGGCTACGCCATTGTGACTACCTCCAGCCACAAAGGCACCACGCCGCTGTTTAAAGCGACACTGCCACGTAAAATGGTGCTGGTGTTGGGTCAGGAGCGTGATGGTCTGACCGATGCGGCACTGTCCAGCGCCGATCTGAGCGTCTCAATTGATGGTACCGGCAATGTAGAAAGCCTCAACGTATCCGTTGCGACCGGCGTTCTGCTGGCGGAATGGTGGCGTCAGAACAAAGCGTAATGTCGCTTTGTTCGTAGGCCCGGCAAGCGTAGCGCCGCCGGGCAATGTGCCGGGTGGCGGCTTCGCCTTACCCGGCCTACAAAACCACTCTATTCGCTTTCAGCCGGTAACTCCGGCATCCAGTTAATCGGCGTTTCGCCCTGTTTCTCCAGCCACTCATTCGCCAGCACAAAATGGTTGCAGCCAAAAAAGCCGCGATGCGCTGACAGCGGTGATGGGTGCGGTGCTTTCAGCACATGGTGACGCTGGGTATCAATGATTGCCCCTTTCTTCTGCGCGTGAGATCCCCACAGTAAAAACACCACACCTTCCCGATGCTGGTTAATCAGGCTGATGACTTTATCCGTAAAGGTCTCCCAGCCGAGGCTGGCATGGGAATGTGCCTGTCCTGCGCGAACCGTCAGCACGGTGTTAAGCAGCAGAACACCCTGTCGTGCCCAGCTTTCCAGATAGCCGTGCGCGGGTCGGGTAAAACCAGGTACCGAGGCTTCCAGCTCCTTATACATATTCAGCAGGGAAGGTGGGGTCGCAACGCCCGGACGCACGCTGAAGGCCAGTCCGTGCGCCTGACCCGGCCCGTGATAGGGATCCTGACCCAGGATGACTACTTTGACATCGGCCAATTCAGTAAAGCGGAAGGCGTTAAACACGTCTTTCTGGGGAGGATAGATGGTGATGCCGTCCTGACGTTCAGCGGCAACGGTGTTCAGGGTGTTGACGAAGTAAGGCTGTTTTTTCTCATCGGCCAGGACGTCGTGCCAGGTTAAAGGTGTAGTCATCTCGCTCTCCTGCGAATTTTCTCTGCCCCTAGCTTAACTGCTTATGACCAGGGAGCAAAATTGCCCGCTGAAAAAGGTCATCCTGTTGAAAAATATTTAAAAAATTACAAGATTTTTTGAGTGCTGGATTTGGGGAAAATTGATATAAAACAACAATCTTCCTCTATGGCCCTTTTTCTTGTATGGTTTTTATTGATTTAAGTCAAAGAATGCCGATGGGTTGACTGATATATATACACTCAAGCAACAATGGTTTTACCAATTGCCCTAAATAACGGGCGACACCCAATAGTGTAGTTTAAGGGAGGCATCACATGATTACTGGTATCCAGATTACTAAAGCTGCAAACGACGACCTGCTGAACTCTTTCTGGCTGCTGGACAGCGAAAAAGGCGAAGCGCGCTGCGTATGTGCAAAAGCAGGCTTTGCTGAAGACGAGGTTGTTCAGGTTAATGCGCTGGGCGAATTCGAATATCGCGAAATCCCAATGGAGATCAAACCGGAAGTGCGTGTTGAAGGCGGTCAGCATCTGAACGTTAACGTACTGCGTCGTGAAACCCTGGAAGATGCTGTTAAGCACCCGGAAAAATATCCGCAGCTGACCATCCGCGTTTCTGGCTACGCCGTTCGCTTCAACTCCCTGACTGCAGAACAGCAGCGTGACGTGATTGCGCGTACCTTTACCGCCAGCCTGTAATTGTTGGCAGGGTACAAATAAAAACGCCGGGTTATCCCCGGCGTTTTTTTTACTCTTCTTTCTGTGAGGCCGGCGCGCTGCCGCTTGGCTTACGACGCTTGCCAATGTTTTTGCTGTAACGGTGGCGTTGCTTCGCGCGCGGTTTCTCTTTTTCTTTCTCTTTTTTCTCTGCGCGTTTAGCGAGCACCTTCTTGGACGGTTTACCCGTCATCTTCTCACTTGGCGGACGGGTAACAGGGCGCAGTTCATCAATCACGCGCGCTTTCACCGGCTCGTCGATGTAGCGGCCCACTTTCTGCAGCAGCAGATAGTCATGCGCTTCCACCAGAGAGATAGCCGTGCCTTTCAGGCCAGCTCGCCCGGTACGACCGATACGGTGCAGGTAAGTATCTCCGCTGCGCGGCATGTCGAAGTTAATCACATGGCTTACTTCAGGAATATCGATACCACGCGCCGCCACGTCGGTGGCAATCAGCACGTTCACGCGACCTTCGGTCAGGCGTTTAATCCCTTCGGTACGTTTAACCTGCGCCATCTCGCCTTCGAGATAACAGTTGTTAATGCCTGCGGCCCGGAGCTGTTCCGCCAGCTCATGCACACGTTCGCGTTTGCGGACAAAAACGATGGTGCGCGTTGTATCATCTTGTTTTAACAGATGCTTAAGTAACTCGAGCTTATGCTCGTAGTTATCGGCGCGATAATACCACTGGTGAATTTTTTTACGCTCACGCGTGGACGGCGTAGCAGAGACTTCTGCCGGATCGTTAAGCAGACGCTCAGCAAAGTCCTTGATGGCATCGCCTTCAAGCGTTGCGGAGAACAGCATGGTCTGTTTGCGCCAGCGCGTTTCGCCTGCGATGTGTTCAATATCCTGCGCGAAGCCCAGCTCCAGCATGCGGTCCGCTTCATCGAGAATCAGCGTTTCAACAGCACGACAGTCAAAGTTCTCTTCTTTGATGTACTGCATCAGGCGCCCGGTCGTGGCGACCACGATATCCTGGTTCTCACTGAACACTTCGGCGTGGTTCATATAGGCGACGCCACCGGTGATGGTCGCAATATCCAGATGGGTCCTGGCAGCCAGTTCACGTGCATGCTCCGCAACCTGTACGGCTAACTCACGTGTCGGGGTCAGGATAAGAATGCGCGGCGGCCCGGATTTCTTACGCGGGAAATCAATAAGATGCTGCAAGACGGGCAGCAGATACGCCGCTGTTTTACCGGTGCCTGTCGGCGCTGAACCGAGTACGTCGCGGCCTTCTAACGCAGGCGGAATGGCTGCCGCCTGGATGGCAGTCGGGCGTGTGAAGCCTTTATTCTGGAGAGCTTCCAGAAGGCTTTCGTCGAGTTCAAGTTCGGAAAAAGTCGTTACAGTCATGTTCTACCTCTGTGTGGGGCGCTGATTATAGACGTTATGGCTGCGATCTTCATCTGTTTGTGTGGATATCCCTTTTCCCTCATTGCGCTTTCACCTATGCTACTCCCGTTTCATTTTGAAGGTTGCTCTGACATGTCTCAACTCAAAGCGCAGCTGCGCCGCGATGGTTTTACCTTTAAGCAGTTCTTTGTCGCTCACGATCGTTGTGCGATGAAAGTCGGTACTGATGGCATTTTACTGGGGGCATGGGCACCGGTTGCAGGCGTTAAACGTATCCTTGATATTGGCAGCGGCAGCGGACTCTTAGCCCTGATGCTGGCTCAGCGTACCGGGGAATCTGTCACCCTGGATGCCGTTGAGCTGGATCCGCAGGCGGCCGAACAGGCGGCAGAAAACGTGGCGGAGTCTCCCTGGGCGTCTCGTATTACCCTCCATTGTGCGGATGTTCTGACCTGGGCACCAGAGCAAACGGCTCGCTATGACTTAATTGTCAGTAATCCTCCTTATTATGAACCCGGCGTCGGGTGCGCAACGCCCGAGCGCGATCAAGCCCGCTCAACCGGCTCGCTCGATCACAGCTCACTGTTAGCCTGTGCGGCGGCGTTGATCACCGAAGAGGGGTTTTTCTGCGTGGTATTACCGGAAAGCGCAGGCACTGCCCTTGTCAGTAATGCACTGGAGATGGGCTGGTATTTACGCCTGCGCACCGATATTGCTGACACGGAAGGCAGGCTACCGCATCGGGTGCTGGTGGCGCTGTCGCCGAAAGAAGGGGAGTGTTTCAGCGACAGGATGGTGATTCGGGGGCCGGATCAGCGCTATTCCGAGGATTACACGGCGCTGACCCACCCGTTCTATCTGTTTATGTGAGTCAGCGGAGAGAGCACGGACGGCCCGGAGTGCTCAAGTTGTTCCGGGTAGTCGAGGGTATAATGCAGCCCGCGGCTCTCTTT
Proteins encoded:
- the srmB gene encoding ATP-dependent RNA helicase SrmB, with the translated sequence MTVTTFSELELDESLLEALQNKGFTRPTAIQAAAIPPALEGRDVLGSAPTGTGKTAAYLLPVLQHLIDFPRKKSGPPRILILTPTRELAVQVAEHARELAARTHLDIATITGGVAYMNHAEVFSENQDIVVATTGRLMQYIKEENFDCRAVETLILDEADRMLELGFAQDIEHIAGETRWRKQTMLFSATLEGDAIKDFAERLLNDPAEVSATPSTRERKKIHQWYYRADNYEHKLELLKHLLKQDDTTRTIVFVRKRERVHELAEQLRAAGINNCYLEGEMAQVKRTEGIKRLTEGRVNVLIATDVAARGIDIPEVSHVINFDMPRSGDTYLHRIGRTGRAGLKGTAISLVEAHDYLLLQKVGRYIDEPVKARVIDELRPVTRPPSEKMTGKPSKKVLAKRAEKKEKEKEKPRAKQRHRYSKNIGKRRKPSGSAPASQKEE
- the trmN gene encoding tRNA(1)(Val) (adenine(37)-N(6))-methyltransferase TrmN, with protein sequence MSQLKAQLRRDGFTFKQFFVAHDRCAMKVGTDGILLGAWAPVAGVKRILDIGSGSGLLALMLAQRTGESVTLDAVELDPQAAEQAAENVAESPWASRITLHCADVLTWAPEQTARYDLIVSNPPYYEPGVGCATPERDQARSTGSLDHSSLLACAAALITEEGFFCVVLPESAGTALVSNALEMGWYLRLRTDIADTEGRLPHRVLVALSPKEGECFSDRMVIRGPDQRYSEDYTALTHPFYLFM